From a single Francisella halioticida genomic region:
- a CDS encoding IS3 family transposase produces MITNLDMVLLGFIGNLKDKGWKVIQPRVSKRIKLLGLQAKASKKYKVTTNSDHDKKVAGNLLDQDFDAQDINQKWVTDITYIPTQEGWLYLCVIIDLFSRVVIGWSMDKRMKAELVCNTLNMALFRRDFPTGVIIHSDRGTQYCSEKFQNLISDNWLLSSMSSKGCCYDNAACESFFGTLKVELVHDEKYKTRDEAKSSIFEYIEAYYNTKRKHSTMNYMTPSHFEL; encoded by the coding sequence ATGATCACAAATCTAGATATGGTTCTGTTAGGATTTATAGGGAATTTAAAAGATAAAGGCTGGAAAGTAATACAACCGAGGGTATCAAAACGTATTAAATTATTAGGTTTACAGGCTAAAGCAAGTAAGAAATACAAAGTTACAACAAATTCTGATCATGACAAGAAAGTAGCGGGTAATTTACTTGATCAGGATTTTGATGCTCAAGATATTAATCAGAAATGGGTTACTGATATTACTTATATCCCTACCCAAGAAGGATGGCTATATTTGTGTGTAATTATAGATTTATTTTCAAGAGTAGTTATAGGTTGGTCAATGGATAAAAGAATGAAAGCAGAGCTAGTATGTAATACTTTAAATATGGCCTTATTTAGAAGAGATTTTCCTACCGGTGTTATTATTCATTCTGATAGAGGTACACAGTATTGCTCAGAGAAATTTCAAAATCTCATAAGTGATAATTGGTTATTATCTAGTATGAGCTCTAAAGGATGCTGTTATGATAATGCTGCTTGTGAAAGCTTCTTTGGAACTCTAAAGGTAGAGTTAGTGCATGATGAAAAATATAAAACTAGAGATGAGGCTAAATCTTCAATCTTTGAATATATTGAGGCTTATTATAATACTAAAAGGAAGCATTCAACTATGAATTACATGACTCCTAGTCACTTTGAATTATAA
- a CDS encoding transposase: MAYKRYPEEFMDQAVQLCLAEDANRKEIADNLGINYKTLCTWITSYMSKSTTQDKKIDYKTQYQNLISENAELKKKLKKAETEREILKKAAAYFANPNT, translated from the coding sequence ATGGCTTACAAAAGATACCCAGAAGAATTTATGGATCAAGCAGTGCAGTTATGCTTAGCGGAAGATGCAAATCGTAAAGAAATAGCAGATAATCTAGGAATAAATTATAAAACACTCTGTACATGGATAACCAGCTACATGTCAAAATCTACTACACAAGATAAAAAGATTGATTATAAAACTCAATATCAAAATCTAATATCAGAGAATGCAGAGCTAAAAAAGAAACTTAAGAAAGCAGAAACAGAGCGAGAGATTCTAAAAAAGGCAGCGGCATACTTTGCAAACCCAAATACGTAA